Proteins co-encoded in one Papaver somniferum cultivar HN1 chromosome 5, ASM357369v1, whole genome shotgun sequence genomic window:
- the LOC113284002 gene encoding uncharacterized protein LOC113284002 — protein sequence MAIQANFSFLPSQSSLHSHSFQSVIPKLKFTDGDIERKKKFRLLTKSSGEQGEDYLIDAPVSVGDGFSFSGGKFGDGSSRSDEWFKRGKYVKAHPVYGTGEKAKDPIFGLTMAGSSQSSTDVFRWFCVESGNASKPSIVLIHGFPSQAYSYRKVLDVLSKDYHVIAFDWLGFGFSDKPQPKYGFDYTLDEYVSSLESLINELGLDKLSIIVQGYFAPVVVKYASKHQEKLKDLILVNPPLTNEHVKLPSTLSVFSNFLLGEIFSQDPLRASDKTLTSCGPYKMKEEDMMVYRRPYLTSGSSGFALNALSRTMKKDLKGYVEEMRKTLSTNSWKVRTTVCWGQRDRWLNYDGVKEYCKGAKHELVELPSAGHHAQEDCGEELGGIIAQLIRKRGLNIST from the exons ATGGCAATTCAAGcaaacttttcttttcttccttctcaaTCGTCCCTCCATTCTCATAGTTTTCAGTCAGTTATCCCCAAACTCAAATTTACTGATGGTGAtattgagagaaagaaaaagttTCGACTTTTAACCAAATCAAGTGGTGAACAAGGGGAG GACTATTTGATCGATGCTCCTGTTTCAGTTGGTGATGGGTTTTCTTTTAGTGGAG GAAAATTTGGGGACGGCTCGTCTCGATCCGATGAATGGTTTAAACGAGGAAAATAT GTAAAGGCTCATCCTGTTTATGGCACCGGTGAGAAAGCAAAGGATCCCATATTTGGACTTACTATGGCAGGAAGTTCTCAATCATCGACTGATGTTTTCAG ATGGTTTTGCGTTGAAAGTGGAAATGCTTCTAAGCCTTCAATTGTTTTAATTCATGGGTTTCCTTCACAG GCATATTCTTATCGCAAAGTGCTCGATGTCCTCTCCAAAGACTATCACGTCATTGCTTTTGATTGGCTAG GTTTTGGGTTTTCGGATAAGCCTCAACCCAAATATGGTTTTGATTACACTTTGGATG AATATGTGTCATCCTTGGAGTCACTTATTAACGAGCTCGGCTTAGACAAACTTTCCATCATTGTTCAG GGTTACTTTGCTCCAGTGGTTGTCAAGTATGCTAGCAAGCATCAAGAAAAGCTGAAGGATCTTATTCTTGTTAATCCTCCG CTCACAAATGAGCATGTAAAACTCCCATCAACACTTTCTGTATTCAGCAACTTTTTGTTGGGCGAAATTTTCTCACAG GATCCGCTAAGGGCAAGTGATAAAACCTTGACGAGCTGCGGGCCTTACAAAATGAAAGAGGAAGATATGATGGTTTACCGAAGACCTTATCTTACTTCTGGTTCTTCAGGTTTTGCGTTAAACGCGTTAAGCAGGACCATGAAAAAGGATCTTAAG GGCTATGTCGAGGAAATGAGGAAAACATTATCTACCAACAGTTGGAAAGTCCGCACGACGGTATGTTGGGGTCAAAGAGACCGTTGGTTGAATTATGATGGGGTTAAAGAGTACTGCAAGGGTGCTAAGCACGAACTTGTAGAGCTTCCTTCT GCAGGACATCATGCACAAGAGGACTGCGGAGAGGAGCTCGGAGGGATAATTGCACAACTTATTAGGAAAAGGGGGCTTAACATTTCTACATAA